One genomic region from Streptomyces sp. NBC_01304 encodes:
- a CDS encoding dienelactone hydrolase family protein translates to MAAGGPGTAGSRWLSPNRLSPLTPAGAAALAGRHTLLVGLVGGQDFLISADEWRRLAQCLQRAGVRHELTDYPQAEHGFLGEGRPAS, encoded by the coding sequence GTGGCAGCAGGGGGTCCCGGAACGGCGGGATCCCGCTGGCTGAGCCCGAACCGCCTCTCGCCCCTGACACCCGCGGGCGCTGCGGCCCTCGCCGGGCGCCACACGCTGCTGGTCGGACTTGTCGGTGGGCAGGACTTCTTGATCTCCGCGGACGAGTGGCGGCGCCTGGCTCAGTGCCTTCAGCGGGCAGGTGTGCGGCATGAGCTGACCGACTACCCCCAGGCCGAGCACGGCTTCCTGGGCGAAGGCCGCCCCGCAAGCTAA
- a CDS encoding RICIN domain-containing protein gives MPSIFMNSTSTGPYMFIHEVTGTYLETDNYNDNIGQAVQIWNLDPVQKDKGLLGHLWHIEAAPESGYFLIKSYENGHCLTAGSSASDYPRLQQSDKSAKQQWQLLRVHGSDAIAQDADSYALIPRAYPGYALALQGNRQFNDVYVVPTSMWGTSPSLSQYWKVALKSEKTESAPDA, from the coding sequence GTGCCCAGCATCTTCATGAACAGCACGTCGACCGGCCCGTACATGTTCATCCACGAGGTCACCGGCACCTACCTGGAGACCGACAACTACAACGACAACATCGGACAGGCCGTGCAGATCTGGAACCTCGATCCGGTCCAGAAGGACAAGGGTCTGCTGGGGCACCTCTGGCACATCGAGGCCGCTCCCGAAAGCGGGTACTTCCTGATCAAGAGCTACGAGAACGGCCACTGCCTCACGGCGGGCAGCAGCGCCTCCGACTACCCCCGCCTCCAGCAGTCCGACAAGAGCGCGAAGCAGCAGTGGCAGCTGCTGCGGGTGCACGGCAGTGACGCCATCGCCCAGGACGCCGACAGCTACGCGCTCATACCGAGGGCCTACCCGGGCTACGCACTCGCCCTGCAGGGCAACCGTCAGTTCAACGACGTCTACGTGGTGCCGACCTCGATGTGGGGCACGTCCCCCTCGCTCTCCCAGTACTGGAAGGTCGCCCTGAAGTCCGAGAAGACGGAGTCCGCACCTGACGCATAG
- a CDS encoding polysaccharide deacetylase family protein — translation MTKHRASRRKTLTAALSAAASLALVLTGCSMETVSPKDARAKPVQQGMAAPDAVNCAKAECIALTFDGGPGPYTAKLLDVLKEKDVPATFFLLGKKHIDRHPDLVRRIADEGHEVANHTWTHPRLTEVDAGQVREELERTQRELVKLTGKEPTLMRPPQGRTDEDVAKICKELGLAQILWSTTAKDYSTNDSGLIKERTLGQADRDGIILLHDIYKGTVAAVPGIIDELKQRGYTFVTVPPLLAPGTAEPGKVYR, via the coding sequence ATGACGAAGCACCGCGCCTCGCGCCGCAAGACGCTCACCGCGGCGCTGTCAGCCGCAGCGTCCCTGGCCCTCGTGCTCACCGGTTGCTCGATGGAGACGGTCTCGCCCAAGGACGCCCGGGCCAAGCCCGTCCAGCAGGGCATGGCCGCACCGGACGCAGTGAACTGCGCCAAGGCCGAGTGCATCGCCCTGACCTTCGACGGCGGCCCTGGCCCGTACACCGCGAAGCTCCTCGACGTACTCAAGGAGAAGGACGTGCCCGCGACCTTCTTCCTGCTCGGCAAGAAGCACATCGACCGTCACCCCGATCTGGTCCGCCGCATCGCGGACGAGGGCCACGAGGTCGCCAACCACACCTGGACCCACCCGCGCCTGACCGAGGTGGACGCCGGGCAGGTGCGGGAGGAGCTGGAGCGGACCCAGCGGGAGCTGGTGAAGCTGACGGGGAAGGAGCCCACTCTCATGCGCCCGCCGCAGGGACGTACCGACGAAGACGTAGCCAAGATCTGCAAGGAACTCGGTCTCGCGCAGATCCTGTGGAGCACCACCGCCAAGGACTACTCCACCAACGACTCCGGCCTGATCAAGGAGCGCACCCTGGGACAGGCGGACCGCGACGGCATCATCCTGCTCCACGACATATACAAGGGCACCGTGGCCGCGGTGCCCGGCATCATCGATGAGCTCAAGCAGCGCGGCTACACCTTCGTCACCGTGCCGCCGCTGCTCGCTCCGGGCACCGCCGAGCCCGGAAAGGTGTACCGATAG
- a CDS encoding sensor histidine kinase, with product MRHFLSRERGTDLAVVVVTGALVCAASTGWSQSFSAYPSLASRLPHLASLLPAFPAVALAGVLLLWWRRRCPVLIAMVLLPTAMAVSALAPAALAALYAVAAYRPWRTTAWAAALALLPVPLALAERGLIGVGVQVPDAIAALLGITLITAVVGWGLLAAARGERSAQAEREAVLRAEQAQQHAREDIAREMHDVLAHRLSLLSIHAGALEVAPNAPAADVQRAAGVIRDSAHQALEDLREIIGVLRASSLTTSGADRPQPTLIDLPQLVAEAQQAGMRAQLELAAPAATDVPPATGRTAYRIVQEALTNARKHAPNAPVTITVHGRPPHGLTIEVANPVPPNGANVPIPGGGQGLRGLMERASLAGGRLTYRHGTEFRLSAWLPWDATTQLSSPAHRPPAVKEPA from the coding sequence ATGCGTCATTTTCTCTCGCGGGAGCGAGGTACCGATCTGGCCGTCGTGGTGGTCACGGGCGCGCTCGTCTGCGCCGCATCCACGGGCTGGAGCCAGAGCTTTTCGGCGTACCCGAGCCTCGCGAGCCGCCTCCCGCACCTTGCATCGCTGCTCCCGGCCTTCCCGGCGGTGGCGTTGGCGGGCGTTCTGCTGCTGTGGTGGCGCCGTCGCTGCCCGGTCCTGATCGCTATGGTTCTACTGCCGACGGCGATGGCCGTCTCCGCGCTGGCGCCGGCCGCGCTGGCGGCGCTGTATGCCGTCGCCGCGTACCGGCCATGGCGTACGACGGCGTGGGCGGCGGCCCTCGCGCTGCTCCCAGTGCCCTTGGCGCTGGCGGAGCGGGGCCTGATCGGCGTCGGCGTCCAGGTGCCGGACGCCATCGCCGCCCTGCTCGGCATCACCCTGATCACCGCGGTGGTCGGATGGGGCCTGCTGGCCGCCGCCCGCGGTGAGCGCAGCGCCCAGGCGGAGCGCGAGGCCGTGCTCCGCGCCGAGCAGGCGCAACAGCATGCCCGGGAGGACATCGCCCGCGAGATGCACGATGTTCTCGCCCACCGGCTGTCGCTCCTGAGTATTCATGCCGGCGCCCTGGAGGTGGCTCCGAATGCTCCCGCCGCCGATGTCCAGCGAGCGGCGGGGGTGATCAGGGACAGTGCGCACCAGGCCCTGGAGGATCTGCGCGAGATCATCGGCGTACTGCGTGCCTCATCGCTGACCACGTCGGGCGCCGACAGGCCGCAGCCCACGCTCATCGACCTGCCGCAACTGGTCGCCGAAGCACAGCAGGCGGGAATGCGGGCTCAGTTGGAGCTGGCGGCTCCTGCCGCGACCGACGTCCCCCCGGCCACCGGCCGTACCGCGTACCGCATCGTGCAGGAAGCACTGACCAACGCACGCAAGCACGCCCCGAACGCCCCCGTGACGATCACTGTCCACGGTCGCCCCCCGCACGGCCTGACGATCGAGGTCGCCAATCCAGTGCCACCGAACGGTGCGAACGTGCCGATCCCCGGCGGCGGACAGGGCCTGAGAGGCCTCATGGAGCGGGCTTCCCTGGCCGGCGGCAGGCTCACCTACCGCCATGGCACGGAGTTCCGGCTGAGCGCGTGGCTGCCATGGGACGCGACGACTCAGCTGTCCTCACCCGCCCACCGGCCTCCCGCCGTGAAGGAGCCCGCATGA
- a CDS encoding response regulator transcription factor, translating to MNPAPVRILLVDDDPLVRAGLRMIIGSAPDLEVVAEAGDGSEVLPLIAQHRPDVLLMDIRMPTMDGIAATQALTRRPNAPQIVMLTTFNTDQHVLRALQAGAAGFLLKDTPPATLIDSVRKAAAGEPVLSPAVTLQLIGQVKTGSGHNHPAEAAGSRLAALGERELEVARAIGQGKTNAEIAAALYLSIPTVKTHVSNILTKLDLTNRVQIALMVHHIERR from the coding sequence ATGAACCCGGCCCCCGTCCGGATCCTGTTGGTGGACGACGACCCGCTGGTCCGCGCTGGACTACGCATGATCATCGGCAGTGCCCCCGACCTGGAGGTCGTGGCAGAAGCCGGTGACGGCAGCGAGGTGCTCCCACTGATCGCCCAGCACCGCCCCGATGTACTGCTCATGGACATCCGGATGCCGACCATGGACGGCATCGCCGCCACCCAGGCACTGACCCGGCGCCCGAACGCGCCGCAGATCGTGATGCTCACGACCTTCAACACCGACCAGCATGTACTGCGCGCCCTGCAGGCGGGCGCGGCGGGCTTTCTCCTCAAGGACACTCCGCCCGCGACCCTGATCGATTCCGTACGCAAGGCCGCGGCCGGTGAACCGGTCCTATCACCTGCCGTGACCCTGCAACTGATCGGCCAGGTGAAGACGGGATCCGGCCACAACCACCCTGCCGAGGCCGCCGGTTCACGCCTGGCAGCACTCGGCGAGCGGGAACTTGAAGTCGCCCGCGCCATCGGTCAGGGCAAGACGAACGCGGAAATCGCGGCTGCCCTGTACCTGAGCATCCCCACAGTGAAGACCCACGTCTCGAACATCCTCACCAAACTGGACCTCACCAACAGGGTCCAGATCGCACTGATGGTCCACCACATCGAGCGTCGATGA